The region GGCTGATCGTGCTGCTCTACGgcgtggtggtggtcgtggggctggTGGGCAACTGCCTGCTGGTGCTGGTGATCGCGCGGGTGCGCCGGCTGCACAACGTGACCAACTTCCTCATCGGCAACCTGGCGCTGTCCGACGTGCTCATGTGCGCCGCCTGCGTGCCGCTCACGCTGGCCTACGCCTTCGAGCCCCGCGGCTGGGTGTTCGGCGGGGGCCTGTGCCACCTGGTCTTCTTCCTGCAGCCCGTCACCGTGTACGTGTCGGTGTTCACCCTCACCACCATCGCCGTGGACCGCTACGTCGTGCTGGTGCACCCGCTGCGCCGGCGCATCTCGCTGCGCCTCAGCGCCTACGCGGTGCTGGCCATCTGGGCGCTGTCCGCGGTGCTGGCGCTGCCCGCCGCCCTGCACACCTACCACGTCCGGCTGGAGCCCCACGACGTGCACCTCTGCGAGGAGTTCTGGGGCCCCCAGGAGCGCCAGCGCCAGCTCTACGCCTGGGGGCTGCTGCTGGGCACCTACCTGCTGCCCCTGCTGGTCATCCTGCTGTCCTACGCGCGGGTGTCGGTGAAGCTCCGCAACCGCGTGGTGCCGGGCTGCGTGACCCAGAGCCAGGCGGGCTGGGACCGCGTGCGCCGCCGCCGCACGTTCTGCCTGCTGGTGATCGTGGTGGTGGTGTTCGCCGTCTGCTGGCTGCCGCTGCACGTCTTCAACCTGCTGCGCGACCTCGACCCGCACGCCATCGACCCCTATGCCTTCGGCCTGGTGCAGCTCCTCTGCCACTGGCTGGCCATGAGCTCCGCCTGCTACAACCCCTTCATCTACGCCTGGCTGCACGACAGCTTCCGGGAGGAGCTGCGCAAGCTGCTGCTGGCCTGGCCCCGCAGGATCGCGCCCCACCGCCAGAGCCTGACGGTCAGCGTGGTCATCTGATGCCGCCGGGCcgggctgcggggtggggggagggggggttgtcaCCTTCCCAGGCCAGCGGGGAgacctcattcccagccccagccctggccagcccTGGCCTAGCTACCTGTCGCTGCTCTTCTCTTGTTCTTGTAAAATGCTAAGTGCGTCCTTCTTGTGTTTTGGTAAAATGTGAAGTGGGCTTTGCTAAGCAGgacaagggagaggagaaaggagttaCCACTCGTTCCCTATTCCCCTGAGCCAGACAAATACCTTTGTCCAGGGTCAGAAAAAGAATACCGAGccatccttccctctttcttttctgttctgtggTGTTGAAGAAACGCCAAGGGTGAGACTTAAAATGACGGTGTTGGGAAAtgtttccagcattttttttttaaggatatagATATGATGCCTGGTAATTGTCAGCTTACCACCTGACTGCAGGATTTCAGGTGAATATGTATTACAAACCCACATCAAGGATTTCAGCATTTTAGGATTTCAGTTGTAAAATCACTTGAATGTCCAGTACAGAGCTACTTACAGGCTGCCTTTCAAAAACTCTTGCTTTTGGTTTTCCTCCTTACTCCCCAACTACGATATTAAAATAATTAGTCAATGAAAAGAGAGCTAAAGAGAAAAAGGCCCAGTCCCCTTTAGGGACACAGAACGGTACCTAAGGATAGATGACATGtggatgtgcgtgtgtgtacacgtgcacacacacacacacacacacagtttgctaCAGGCAGACGCTCCCATATTTGATTTTCCGAATGCTCAGTGTAATCTGTGCATGACAGCATTCTCTTACATTCTCTAATTGCTCAATTGCAACAGATCAACAGCTGTCATCTGACTGCTCAGCACCTGCTCCTCCGAGACACTTGGAGCATATCAACCCAGAAGGTAAGGATGGGGAGAAGTTTACCCAAGGATAGTGCAGAAATAAATCAACTGCTCCCCACCGGCTGCAGAGATGAAGCACTAATTACCTCCAGGGGTAAAGGAGCAGGTGAAGGCTGTGTGTAGGACACCAGGTTGACGTTCATCCTGTGAACCTGCTGAGAGTTCTGGTAATAAGGACAAGTGCCCTGGGACAAGGGTGTCTACAGTGACTGTGGGAACAGCTctggggcagtgggggagggcaggagcctTGGGAAATAGTACACAGTATCCAGCTGTCAGCTCCTCCCTTCTGGTTTGTGTGGCTTGAAGTAGAGTCTTCAGCCACTCAGTTGCCAGCTGTGAGGTTCCAGTCCTTCTCCTCCTTACAACACAGAGCAATCAATGTTTCCCCTCCTCTGGTGTCTCAATCTCAGAAATGGGCTCATCACCACTGCCTTGCTCTTGAAGGCTGGGGGCACTGTCCTGGGAGGAGACTTAAATCCCAATTGACCCACATCCACGACCACAGGCCACTGTGTGTTATGTATAGGTTACACAGCTCTAGAAGCCTTCAGAAGTTCAGCCTTAGACTTTCTGCAGCCCAGGGAAGGCCAGGAAAAGGCTGGGATAAAAGACCAGACAGATCAAATGCAAGATGAAAGTTACCTCTGGCAATGACATTTGGCTGACTTAACTTCACTTACAGCTTGCCAAAACAGCTTTTAGAGAAAATTTACCCATGTTGCAAAAATAGGGAGATGATTTCTTTTTAAGGTAGAAGTGAAAAGCCTGTTTGAATCAGGCAGCTCCTCTTCACAGTAGCCTGTTCTAGCCTGTGTCCCCGCCTCAGGTGAGCTCATCGCCCAGGCGTCCCAGGGGCTGGCTTTTGTGTTTCCAACAGCTCTGTTACTGGAGAGGCACAATGCTAGACAAtaaggggagtggggagagagagcAGGGGATGGGAAGGAGTAGGATTAGTGAGGGATCTGGTTGATTGTGGTCTCTTTGTTCAGAGGTTTAAATCACTGATTTTCAGTCCTGGCTCCTTGTAGAATCATTTGGGCAGCTTTCAAAAAACTGCCAATGCCCAGGCCTTACCTCCAGAGAGTCTAATTAGCTAGAAATGGGGTCCGGATGTTGGCATTTTCAAAGCATTGCAGGTGATTAAATCTGTGTCCAAAAGAAGTTGTCTGACAAATTACCCTTTTTGCTAATGAATCTCAGAAATAACTGTCTTTAGGTGAATTTGGCAGTGAGCTATAGCCATCTTTGGTAAATAGTCTTTTAGTCTTCAAACAATATCTCACCTGTTGCAGAGAGGCATTTCCTTGGAGTTAGAGCACATGGGTGTACATTCCATAGTTTCTTCAGTTGTTTCCTGTGTGAGTCCAATTCACTTGGAGGAAACATCATTCATTCAACTGTACAATAACtatgttataaaatattatataactcAAGTTATTCCAAGCTCCCATTGTgctgttaaaataaataaaacatttactgATTTGCCTAAATTTATATCAGTTGTGTGAGGCTGATGTCACTATTAATTACTGGAAAAGCTGCCACCAGTTTTTGTCATGAGTACAACTTATGTTAAAAATTTAAGCACTTGCACAGTGTTTATGGAAGGCCTACACAATGGCTGAGTTATGCTGGAAATAGACAACCAAAATAGCAAGTAATTAATTGTTACATTATGTGCCATCCCTCTGAGGCTAGTTTATAaaacaaactgacatgttaaaaaataataaatctctcAGAGATGAGTTCCAGAGAACTCTGCACAGGCTCATAGGTAGAAATTTGTATTTCATAATTCATTTTGGTTAATATCAAGCACCTAAGAAGTGTCTGCAGACCTGCCCTGCAGGGAATCAGTTGGGAGCAGAGCTGggaatgaagccagcctgggatttGGCAGGGCCTGCCCAAGGCTGACAGGAGCTTCAGTAATACTCTTTGCAAACATTGTCCCCAAGTCTCACTTTTGGCAGGCACTCAATAGATTTATCCCATTAAATCGACAGAAGAGTGGTTCAAAATGTGTTGCCATCACTTTCCTGGAAATGTGAATTGTGACAGATACTAAGGAAATACTATTGCAATGGATAGAAACTTCCTGATCTTTTGTTCTTAAGAATTTCTAGGCTGTTCTTTTGCCCTGCTAGCTAACTtttagttttatcttatttttcagatgagtTAGTCAATTGCCTCTATCCTGTGGTTTGCATACCAGAACATCTAGTACTTTCTCAAATGTAAGGCAAGGCTTTGGGTCCAAAGGTCTGCGTACACATCTTAGGTGTTCGCAGAACACCTGTGGCCTGATTGGGAGTGAGCACAAGGCCTTATCCTTCACTGTGGAGAGGCCAGGACACCTGTGTTCCCCAGGAAGGTTCTTGATGGGTTTACCTCCATGCATTCATGTCTGTACCCTGTGTGTAAGATGCTTGTGTTGCTCAGTCACCACGTGAAGCTCCTCAGAGCTTGTGCTGTGTTTGCGGGTGTTCAATAAACGTGACGTTGGTTGTGTGGTCTCTAGCCATGGGATTACTAAACTAAGCCAGCTATACTCAGGTGAGTTGTAAGTTGACAACCTCAGTATGACTAGTGTTATGGCAAGGTAGATCATTCCCTCAAACCTACTACTCAGTCTGGATTTGTCAAGTCCAACTCATCACAGAGACAAGCTGTCATTCTGGGTGTCCCATGTCTGTCTGTTCCTGGTAATGTAAGCATGCCAGTACAGAGCATCAGCCTCTTTGCTTCCCAAGTTCATGTGCACCTAAATACACAAGGCCCTCCCAGCGAAACTGGGGAGCATCCTGCTTGCTTTCTATCTCATCACGAAGCTTGATAATTGTTTAAAAGTTGGCACTTTACCCCCCATGTCCTACATTATAAACGTGGAAATTCCAAAAACATTGGATCTGTGcatcaataaataaaatctggAATGTTCCAAAATATGCATGACAGAGTCGTAGACAAGATTTTCTGATACATATCAAGCACTCTTAAGCCTGGGTCAGCGGACACCTTCGCATGGTACCCATTTATTCTGACAAGATGAACTAATGCACAGATGTTGGGGAGGTAAGATGTATAGGTAGGAGATACAATCTCAATTTATTTAAAGATGGAACATCTCCAATCAGTCTTGGGAAACAGCAAGTCTTATTCTGACACCCAAGCGTGCACTTTGAAAATTATTTGTCTCTGCTTTTCAACTCAGTTTTTTCATGTCTCACTTTCTTCCTcaattcttcccttttctcttctactacctttgtatattatttataacATGCCTCCTCTGAAGCCCCTCCGTCCCCATGCAAGGGAAGTGATAAGGTTCACGCCTCCATCGTCTGGTTGGTCCTGGGAGCTGAAGGAGGTGGTGGCTGGTGGCATTGCAGGTACTGCTGGCTGGAGGAGGTGTGCGGGGGCTGCAGCTCTTTTGTATTTCTCCTCCACCATAGGGGCTGGCATTTCACACAGTCATTTTGCAGCCAAGCTCCAGGCCAACGTGGATAATACAAGTCTGCTCAGAATTTCTTCAGAACAAATCACACCAAGGACT is a window of Perognathus longimembris pacificus isolate PPM17 chromosome 2, ASM2315922v1, whole genome shotgun sequence DNA encoding:
- the Prlhr gene encoding prolactin-releasing peptide receptor; its protein translation is MTSLPTRNSGVPDSFSGLPPPAPSTAANRSAEASVGNASWAAWAPGAGAQAITPFQSLQLVHQLKGLIVLLYGVVVVVGLVGNCLLVLVIARVRRLHNVTNFLIGNLALSDVLMCAACVPLTLAYAFEPRGWVFGGGLCHLVFFLQPVTVYVSVFTLTTIAVDRYVVLVHPLRRRISLRLSAYAVLAIWALSAVLALPAALHTYHVRLEPHDVHLCEEFWGPQERQRQLYAWGLLLGTYLLPLLVILLSYARVSVKLRNRVVPGCVTQSQAGWDRVRRRRTFCLLVIVVVVFAVCWLPLHVFNLLRDLDPHAIDPYAFGLVQLLCHWLAMSSACYNPFIYAWLHDSFREELRKLLLAWPRRIAPHRQSLTVSVVI